CTCACAATTGCAGATGCTAGAAATCTGAAACCAAGGTATCAGCAGGGTCATACTCCCTTGAAAGCACTAAAAAATGGTCccttccatgcctctctcctaacATCTGATGCTTTGCCAGCAATCTGTGTCCACATTTCACctttttatgaggacaccagtcatgttagATTAGGAAACCACCCTAATCTAACATGACCCCATCCTAGCTAATTACACCTTGAATGACCCtaattccaaataaggtcacatgctGAATACTAGAGATTAGTAATTCGGTATGTTAAATTTGAGGAGTTGGGAAGGGAGGACACAAAACACATATGATACAATATGCTGAGGATGAAAAGGAAACAGGCAATATGAATAGATTATATGATAACTATTCTGAGGATGTTGATTATGACAAGATATGGGGGTTGATAGAATATTGTATTGCTTTCGTTTTAAATGagaaagattttcaaaattttaaggtaCATAGGAAGAAGCTAGTACAAAGGCTGAGGAGGAATAACTGGGGGATCCCAGTACCAGAGAGGGCAGTACAGGATGGACGGAGAGAAGAAGGATCAGTATCTCAAGTAAAGGAAGAGAGATTCTTCCCTAATATAACAGTGAGGAAGGAATAACAGAGAAATACAGAATTGAATAAGTTTGTTCTATTTGTTGCTAAAAAGTTCAGATAGTTCCCTCATGATGGATTTTTCTTCggtttcttcttattattaaatTCAAAGAAGGAATACAGTCATAAACTGAGAATAAGGAGTCAGTAGTTGCaagtttaaagaaagagaaatgtttaagaaaactGCCTACCAAAAGTAAGGGAATGCAAATGGCTGGAGAGGATTACGGGATAGTAGTGGTGTGCACGAGTTGAAAGATTGTTAAACATATATGAAAGAAACATCTACTCATTTGGGTAGACTGTTATAGCATTTTAGGCTGCCAGTATACAAATGTATAATTagattaatttgtatttgtattttgccaAGTTATTGTGGCAGAAAAACAATGACACCAGGATTTCCATTTCGTAGGAAGAGAATACTTGAAATTATTAGCCATGACACCAAGTAGGGAAAAGGGTAGGAAGTGAAGTCAGGAGTGACGAATGAATTAGGAGACATAAAGGGGCCTGATGAGACTGACACAGTGCAGGAGTAGGAGTAGCTATGTAACCAAGTACAGGACTTATACCTCCAGTTTCACTTGCATATTCAATGTGGATGTCATCTGCTGCCCAACTTAAAGGCAGAGGGCACTGGTAAGGGTAAGAATCAATCACAAGGGACAAATATCCAACACATAAAttgattaaagatataaatgtttatgtttcaCAGAAAAGAATTCTAGAATTGGGCAATAGAGGGGCTCCATGGAGTTGTCAGACTCCCAAGTTCATTTCAATTTCTCTACCATCTGCGTCATATTACATGGTCGTATATGTCTTTTGAGTTCCATTAATCATGACACTTTATAgccagaagaaaagtaaagaagaaaagaaagacacaatttTCCTTTAAGGACACATCCTTGTAATTCACCTTTTAATACAACACCATCCTTTAGTCACATGCACTAAGGGGGTGTAAGAAATCTAATACTTGTAGGAGGTTGTCATAGGAAAAGGTAATAATGAGAAGGAATATATGACAAAAACAGGAAGAACTGATATGAGGGACAATCATCAAGTCTGTGTCACAGAGCTTTATATTGACAATGAACCAGTAGGGactaggaaaaaatgtatttatatcttGCTAGGGGAGAAATGCGATCTTCTTTGGGGCAAAGTGATCATTTCGCCTGGAGGGTAGACTTATGAATTACATCAGTACATTCTCCTTCAGCTGAACAGATGGTTAGGGAGCCCGAGTCAGAGGACCAAAGTCTGAAAAGTGGTCTCAGGACACCATAGAATGTGTTCTGGGGAAAGGTGAAAATGTGGGATCCATCTGTCATGTTGTAGAAAGATACATCTCCAGCCTCATAATCCAGGAATATCCCCACCTTAAGGGGTCTTTCTCTTAGAGGAAGAGAAGTTTCCGGGGAGGTGAGGGCCCAGTAGTCCCCGTCATAGAGCCTAATGGCCCAGAAACCATTCTGTGGGGACATAGTGAATACCCCCTCCCTGGTCACATTATCTCTACAAATTCCCAGGTCCCAAGATTGCATGTCCCCAACCTCCACCTCCCAGTAGGCCCTCCCTGAGTTGATGCGCAGCTGACCCAGCACACAGGGAATGGAGTTGAATCTCTGTGTGGATCTGGGAAGATCTTGACAAGTTTCTTGCCAGGTAACTCGCCTCCCTCTTTCAGACACGAGGAGGGCAGGATGGGCAGTGGCTTCATCCAGGGTCACATTTGCTGCAAAGACAAGTGGACTATCAAGTTTCTGGCAATGGTCGTAGGCATGGGCCAGAAGGCTCCCGTTCTGTCAGGACTCCTCTGGCCCTGGGTAGATCCAGCTCACTTTTACCCAGGAATCCTCCAGCCACTCCACAAAAAGCAAGTTCCCTGCTGGATCTTGATAGACTCACCAGCTTCGATTTCCTCGTTCctctaatatataaagaaaaaataatcatgagatctcaccatctgaaaaataaatctgcctGTCTGTCCAGAATACCATGAATATAATAAATTTCCTAAGATTATGTCAAGCATAAGAGCAACCAAGGAATATACTCTTTCATAACTTGAACTTCTTTTCACAATCTATTAAATTGTGTCTGACTTGAGACCTGACCCATCTTCTGTGTCTTCTAAGTCAACGTTCCTATAGGATAAATATCTATAAACTATTTAGGGTGTCTCCAAGAAAATAGGGAACATGGTGTATCTGAccaaagaaagtatttttcatgttaGTGTCCTCAGATTTCAGCC
This Sus scrofa isolate TJ Tabasco breed Duroc unplaced genomic scaffold, Sscrofa11.1 Contig2473, whole genome shotgun sequence DNA region includes the following protein-coding sequences:
- the LOC110258594 gene encoding butyrophilin subfamily 1 member A1-like; this translates as RNEEIEAANVTLDEATAHPALLVSERGRRVTWQETCQDLPRSTQRFNSIPCVLGQLRINSGRAYWEVEVGDMQSWDLGICRDNVTREGVFTMSPQNGFWAIRLYDGDYWALTSPETSLPLRERPLKVGIFLDYEAGDVSFYNMTDGSHIFTFPQNTFYGVLRPLFRLWSSDSGSLTICSAEGECTDVIHKSTLQAK